Part of the Prunus dulcis chromosome 8, ALMONDv2, whole genome shotgun sequence genome is shown below.
CCAATTTTACACAACCAAAACCTACCATTTTTTGgattaaaacaaataacctACTATTTTACCCAAATTTCATTCCTTTGTTTCCCAGAGTCAGAGATAGTGTTGTAAAAGCAGAGCATCCATTTGTTctcagagagagaaaaaacagAGCATCCATTTTTGTTCATAGACACATATTCCCAATGCTTGACAGCCTATAAATCACAAAAGAAATCACACAAGGGTCCCTTCAGTAAATTCCCTAAACAATTGGGTCACAGCAATAATTGTATAGAACATTTCCAttgttcactttttttttttcttttaaatttaaaattttgctGTTTATAAGATTTCCATAGAAGAGgagaaaaataggaaagaaaaaaaaaacagtggaTGGGTGTGAGCTGGAATGGGCGGGATTTCCGGAGGTCAAATTCAACCCAACCCACTGAGACTCACAGACAGAACCGGCGTCGGACCTGGGTTCAAACCCATCACCAAGTCACGAGTCCAAACCCCGAGTCAATGACTCAGCTGATTCAGCCACAACCACATTGACCAGCCCACATTCTAAAGACTTCAACTTTCCATCTCTTTCAGTGACAGCAGCCCCTTCAACACAgaaaccaaataaaatagagAAGGTAACAGAGAAAATCAAGGCttggttttctctctctgtgtttttttttttttggtttcttgtaTGCAGCTGTTGATAGTCCACAGTTGCTCTTGAGCTTTGACCAGCCACTTTctgtccctctctctctctctctctctccaaatttattaataattaattaatgggtttttcattttctaaattttacgtcttttctctcttttttcctccCTGATTTGTCAACTGAAGAAGCTGAAGATTTTGGGAGTAAAGAAAGGAAAGCAAAGAAAGTGGAGACAGATTTGTCTgcctctctctccatctctcaaCAGTTTCTAGTGGAGACTCAAAGCGTGTGAATTTGAGGTAAGTGTCTTCCATTttggcttttctttttggagagagagagagagagagagagagagagggagaaagtTGGGGGCTTTTAGAAAGAGAAATGCATTGTTATTGTGTACAGGGCATGTATAATTCTGGGGAGTTCTATAGCAGTCAAACACATGTACATGTTTGagattgtgtgtgtgtgagagagagctAAGATGGGCATGATTGGATCTTTATGAGCCATGGTGGATCAGCGAAGCATAGTCTCTTGTGCCTTGtttttggtggtggtgttgctGTTTGAGCCCACATTTGAGCAACAGAGCCAGCCATTGCCATTGGGTTCAACCACTGAGCGAGTGGCTCTGCTTGAGCTCAGATCGTCCTTAGGGTTGAGAAGCAGGGATTGGCCCATAAAGGCAGACCCTTGCTTAATCTGGAGAGGGATTCAATGCCAGAATGGTAGAGTTGTTGGGATTAACATTTCTGGGTTTAGAAGGACTCGACTTGGCAGTCAAAACCCACAATTTTCAGTCGATGCTTTAGCCAATTTCACCCTTTTGCAGTCGTTCAATGCCTCCAATTTCTTGCTTCCGGGTTCCATTCCTGACTGGTTTGGCCAACAAGTTGGGTCCCTGCAAGTGCTTGATCTCACTTCTTGTTCTGTACTTGGTCCTATTCCATTGAGTCTCGGAAATTCATCCAATCTAACTGGTCTGTATTTGTCTCATAATAACCTTAATGGGACAATTCCTGCCAGTTTGAGCCAGTTGTTACACCTTTCCGTTTTTGATCTTTCACGAAATCGGCTCGCTGGATCCATTCCTACATCATTTGGCAATCTTCGGAATCTTTCTGTGCTTGACATTTCTGGGAATTACTTATCCGGGTCCATTCCTCCGGGCATTGGGACCCTCATGAAGCTTCAGTATTTGAACCTTTCAAGTAACATGTTGTCTGCTTCAATACCTGCTCAACTTGGGGACCTTGATAGCCTGGTTGACCTTGATCTCAGTGCCAATATGTTGGCTGGGTCAGTACCTTCGGATTTGAGGGGGTTAAGGAACTTGCAGAGAATGATAGTTGCACAAAATTTGCTTAATGGGACTTTGCCAGACAATCTGTTTCCGACTTCAACACAGTTGCAGGTCATAGTTCTGAGAAACAATGGTTTCACGGGGGGTCTTCCTAAAGTGCTGTGGTCAATGCCTGGATTGAGTCTTCTTGATGTGTCTGGCAATAATTTCACTGGTCTGCTTCCCAATTCTAGCTTGAATGCTAATGCCACTGCTGCAGTATTCAATATTTCTCAGAATTTGTTCTATGGAAGTCTTACGCCTTTACTTGGAAGTTTCAGTGTTATTGATATTTCGGGAAACTATTTTCAAGGTGGTGTACCAGGCTTTGTGGGCACTAGTGCATCTCTTGATCGCAACTGCCTTCGAAATGTGAAGAATCAAAAGACTTTGGCAGAATGTTCATCATTCTATACTGGTAGGGGTTTGACTTTTGATAATTTCGGACAGCCAAATTCTACACAACCTCCTCCGCCAGCAAAACCTCCTGGGAAGAGCAATAAAAAGGTGATCATATTAGCTGCAGTTTTGGGGGGAGTTGGTTTGATTGTGCTCTTAGTGTTGATTTTGGTAGTACTACTCCTATGTTTACGCAAGAGGGGCACTACAACTGAAAGAGGGGTTGGTGTGGGGCCAATTACTACAGGCAGCGGTCCACCACCGCCCGGAGGATCAATTAACTTTTCTCGTGTAGGAGATGCATTCACATATCAGCAGCTGCTCCAAGCCGCAGGTGACTTCAGCAATACAAACTTAATTAAAAATGGTCACTCAGGGGATCTCTTCAGAGGTGTCTTGGAAAATGGGATCCCTGTGGTCATCAAAAGGATTGATTTACGCTCAATGAAAAAGGAAGCATACATACAGGAATTGGAGTTCTTTAATAAGGTGTCACATACAAGATTTGTTCCCCTTTTGGGACACTGTTTagagaatgagaatgagaagTTCCTTGTCTACAAATATATGCCAAATGGGGACTTATCAAGTTCCTTGTACAAGAAAACCAACACAGTGGATGATAGTTTACAGTCATTGGATTGGATAACAAGATTAAAGATTGCATTAGGTGCAGCAGAGGGTCTCTCCTATCTGCATCATGAATGCAATCCTCCCCTCGTTCACAGGTAGGTTAAGAGTTACTTCTTGTTAAGTTTCAATTCTTCCCCTTCtgatatttttcatttattctcCATGCAATTATGTTCTCATAATTTCCTTTATTTCTGACTTATAGTATCTGCTTAGTTCTTTGTTTTAGATGGATATGTAACATTGATTTTTAGATGGAGTTTATTTTCTGTAACAAGAAGGGCACTAATTTAATGGCGTCTTTAGGATTTCTAAGGGCTTTCTGTGCCACATTAGAAGTTAAAACCACTTAGGAACTCACATCAACTACTTGTTCATCTTTAGAAGTTAAAACCATTTAGGAACTGGCATAAACTACTTGTTCATTTCAGAGGCTCTATGACACT
Proteins encoded:
- the LOC117637706 gene encoding probable LRR receptor-like serine/threonine-protein kinase At2g16250 — its product is MVDQRSIVSCALFLVVVLLFEPTFEQQSQPLPLGSTTERVALLELRSSLGLRSRDWPIKADPCLIWRGIQCQNGRVVGINISGFRRTRLGSQNPQFSVDALANFTLLQSFNASNFLLPGSIPDWFGQQVGSLQVLDLTSCSVLGPIPLSLGNSSNLTGLYLSHNNLNGTIPASLSQLLHLSVFDLSRNRLAGSIPTSFGNLRNLSVLDISGNYLSGSIPPGIGTLMKLQYLNLSSNMLSASIPAQLGDLDSLVDLDLSANMLAGSVPSDLRGLRNLQRMIVAQNLLNGTLPDNLFPTSTQLQVIVLRNNGFTGGLPKVLWSMPGLSLLDVSGNNFTGLLPNSSLNANATAAVFNISQNLFYGSLTPLLGSFSVIDISGNYFQGGVPGFVGTSASLDRNCLRNVKNQKTLAECSSFYTGRGLTFDNFGQPNSTQPPPPAKPPGKSNKKVIILAAVLGGVGLIVLLVLILVVLLLCLRKRGTTTERGVGVGPITTGSGPPPPGGSINFSRVGDAFTYQQLLQAAGDFSNTNLIKNGHSGDLFRGVLENGIPVVIKRIDLRSMKKEAYIQELEFFNKVSHTRFVPLLGHCLENENEKFLVYKYMPNGDLSSSLYKKTNTVDDSLQSLDWITRLKIALGAAEGLSYLHHECNPPLVHRDVQASSILLDDKFEVRLGSLTDVCSQEGDTHQSRITRLLRLPQSSEQGASGSSTALCSYDVYCFGKVLLELVTGKLGISASSDAEMKELLDQTLPYISIYDKELVTKIVDPSLIVDEDLLEEVWAMAVVARSCLNPKPSRRPLMRYILKALENPLKVVREDSSGSARLRTTSSRGSWNAAVFGSWRSSSEVVVIPGASTTKGEGGSGLKHSGTTGSQGSGPNGGGELSSSRRRHSRDIFPEPSGVQDVERPDQD